From one Thermanaeromonas sp. C210 genomic stretch:
- a CDS encoding AtpZ/AtpI family protein: MPRDLWNYAKYANLALSLGITMGASIFSGLGLGRWLDRRLGTSPWLMVLGALLGVGLGFYSLVKEIGALENEAERKKKK; this comes from the coding sequence ATGCCTAGAGACTTGTGGAATTACGCCAAGTACGCGAACCTCGCCCTCTCCTTGGGAATCACCATGGGAGCCAGCATCTTTTCGGGCTTGGGGTTGGGCCGGTGGCTGGACCGCCGCCTGGGTACTTCACCCTGGCTAATGGTTCTAGGGGCCTTGCTGGGCGTAGGGCTGGGCTTTTACAGCTTGGTCAAGGAGATCGGCGCCCTGGAAAATGAGGCGGAAAGAAAGAAAAAGAAATGA
- the wecB gene encoding non-hydrolyzing UDP-N-acetylglucosamine 2-epimerase has translation MPPIKILVVFGTRPEAIKMAPVVQELKRYPEEFTCSVAVTAQHREMLDQVLKLFAIEPQYDLNIMRPRQTLEEVTTRALEGLTRVLDQERPDMVLVHGDTTTTFVAALAAFYRQVAVGHVEAGLRTRDKYAPYPEEMNRRLTGALADLHFAPTAQARQNLLEEAVPADRIYVTGNTVIDALKATVREDYRFEDPLLAGLDPKKRLILVTAHRRENWGRPLEDIFWALREIKGLYADVEIVFPVHKNPRVRSRAREILEGCRGIHLIEPLDYEPFVNLMARSYLVLTDSGGLQEEAPALGKPVLVLREVTERPEAVRAGTVCLVGTDREQIVAKVRELLDDRREYLKMAQAVNPYGDGLASRRIRGFLRYYFGLSIVRPAEFVPPGEGEKVPI, from the coding sequence TTGCCGCCCATTAAAATACTGGTGGTTTTCGGGACCCGCCCCGAAGCCATCAAAATGGCTCCTGTAGTGCAGGAGCTAAAGAGATATCCGGAAGAATTCACCTGTTCGGTAGCGGTGACCGCCCAGCACCGGGAAATGCTGGACCAGGTGTTGAAGCTCTTTGCCATCGAGCCCCAATACGATTTAAACATTATGCGGCCCCGACAGACCTTGGAGGAGGTAACCACCAGGGCTCTGGAGGGGTTGACCCGCGTCCTGGATCAGGAGCGGCCGGACATGGTCTTGGTTCACGGCGATACCACGACTACCTTTGTGGCCGCCCTGGCCGCCTTTTATCGGCAGGTGGCGGTGGGCCATGTGGAGGCGGGGCTGCGGACCCGGGATAAATATGCCCCCTACCCGGAGGAGATGAACCGGCGACTTACCGGTGCCCTGGCCGACCTCCATTTTGCCCCCACAGCCCAGGCCAGGCAGAATCTCCTGGAGGAAGCGGTACCGGCGGATCGCATCTATGTAACCGGCAATACGGTCATAGACGCCCTTAAGGCAACGGTGCGGGAGGATTACCGGTTTGAAGATCCCCTCTTGGCGGGGCTGGACCCCAAGAAGCGGCTGATTCTGGTCACGGCCCACCGCCGGGAGAACTGGGGCCGGCCGCTGGAGGATATCTTTTGGGCCCTGCGGGAGATAAAGGGGCTTTATGCCGATGTAGAGATTGTATTCCCGGTGCACAAGAATCCCCGGGTGCGCAGCCGGGCCCGGGAGATCCTGGAGGGGTGCCGGGGCATCCATCTTATAGAGCCCCTGGACTACGAGCCTTTTGTCAACCTTATGGCGCGCTCTTATCTGGTACTGACGGACTCCGGAGGGTTACAGGAAGAAGCCCCGGCCCTGGGTAAGCCGGTGCTGGTGCTCCGGGAGGTTACCGAGAGGCCGGAAGCCGTCCGGGCGGGAACGGTCTGCCTGGTGGGGACCGACCGGGAGCAGATTGTGGCCAAGGTGCGAGAACTCCTGGACGACCGGCGCGAGTATTTGAAGATGGCCCAGGCCGTTAACCCCTATGGAGACGGCCTGGCCTCCAGGCGGATACGCGGTTTCCTGCGGTACTATTTCGGCTTGAGCATTGTCCGCCCGGCGGAGTTTGTTCCGCCAGGAGAGGGGGAAAAAGTACCAATTTAG
- a CDS encoding MazG-like family protein codes for MEQKIIALPRLNKLTPTVESTALKLMEEAGELAQAIGKFRGMSGEQIQVEEEEVMRAITRELLDVAQTAVSLMFVLEEHYGVDIQQALKEHVDKLRRKGYLA; via the coding sequence GTGGAGCAGAAGATTATCGCCCTCCCGCGCCTCAATAAGCTTACTCCCACCGTGGAGTCTACGGCCCTGAAGCTCATGGAGGAGGCCGGGGAGCTGGCCCAGGCCATAGGGAAATTTAGGGGCATGAGCGGTGAGCAGATACAGGTAGAAGAGGAGGAGGTTATGCGGGCCATCACCAGGGAACTCCTGGACGTGGCCCAGACCGCCGTTTCCCTCATGTTCGTTCTGGAAGAACACTACGGCGTGGATATTCAGCAAGCCCTTAAGGAGCATGTGGACAAGCTCCGGCGCAAGGGTTATCTGGCCTAA
- a CDS encoding ComE operon protein 2 has product MRRLPWHQYFMAQAKLLASRSTCPRLQVGCVITRDKRVVATGYNGSVSGEVHCVDAGCKLEDGHCIRTVHAEANALIQCARFGIATEGAELYVTHFPCLHCVKLILQAGIRHIYYETDYRPHPYALELLEGSAVGVTRVTVSLRDWLAGLEEPGARSGSGEE; this is encoded by the coding sequence GTGCGGCGTTTGCCCTGGCACCAGTATTTTATGGCCCAAGCTAAACTCTTGGCCTCCCGCTCCACCTGTCCCCGCCTGCAAGTGGGGTGTGTAATTACCCGGGATAAGCGGGTGGTGGCGACCGGGTATAACGGCTCCGTCTCCGGGGAAGTGCATTGTGTTGACGCGGGGTGCAAGCTGGAGGACGGGCACTGTATCCGGACGGTCCATGCCGAGGCCAACGCCCTGATCCAGTGTGCCCGCTTCGGTATAGCCACCGAGGGGGCCGAACTTTATGTAACCCATTTTCCCTGTCTCCACTGTGTTAAGCTCATCCTTCAGGCCGGCATCCGGCATATCTACTACGAAACCGACTACCGCCCCCACCCTTATGCTCTGGAGCTGCTGGAAGGCAGCGCAGTAGGGGTTACCCGGGTAACAGTGTCACTGCGAGACTGGCTGGCCGGGCTGGAGGAGCCGGGGGCTCGGTCCGGATCGGGGGAGGAATAA
- the glyA gene encoding serine hydroxymethyltransferase, giving the protein MNLLPLEQYDPEIAEALEKELNRQRSHLELIASENFVSPAVLAAQGSVLTNKYAEGYPGRRYYGGCEWVDVAENLARSRACSLFGADHANVQPHSGSQANTAVYLAVLKPGDTVMGMNLAHGGHLTHGSPVSISGKYFNFVFYGVRQDTGYIDYDQVASLAREHRPKLIIAGASAYPRIIDFAAFREIADEVGALLMVDMAHIAGLVAAGVHPSPVPYAQFVTSTTHKTLRGPRGGLILCQSEYAAAIDKAVFPGIQGGPLMHIIAAKAVAFKEAMEPSFKEYQQQIVRNARALAEALQGYGFNLVSGGTDNHIILVDLRNKGLTGREAEDILGSVNITVNKNAVPFDPQKPNITSGIRLGTAALTTRGMDEAAMKLVAEAIDLALSHRGDEGKLARARGIVTELCRQYPLYPGLSYRS; this is encoded by the coding sequence ATGAACTTGTTACCTCTAGAACAATATGACCCGGAAATAGCAGAGGCCCTGGAAAAGGAACTGAACCGGCAGCGCTCTCACCTGGAGCTCATTGCCTCGGAGAACTTCGTCAGCCCTGCCGTCCTGGCGGCCCAGGGAAGCGTCTTGACCAACAAGTATGCCGAGGGATATCCGGGGCGGCGCTATTACGGAGGCTGTGAATGGGTAGATGTGGCCGAAAACCTGGCCCGGAGCCGTGCCTGCAGCCTTTTCGGCGCAGACCACGCCAACGTCCAGCCCCATTCGGGCAGCCAGGCTAATACGGCTGTGTATCTGGCGGTTCTGAAGCCGGGCGATACGGTCATGGGGATGAACCTGGCCCACGGAGGGCATCTAACCCACGGCAGCCCGGTAAGCATTTCGGGGAAATACTTTAATTTTGTCTTTTACGGAGTCCGCCAGGATACGGGCTACATCGACTACGACCAGGTGGCCTCTCTGGCCCGCGAACACCGTCCCAAGCTCATCATAGCCGGAGCCAGCGCTTATCCAAGGATTATTGATTTTGCGGCCTTCCGGGAGATCGCCGATGAAGTGGGGGCCCTCCTTATGGTGGATATGGCCCATATTGCCGGCCTGGTGGCAGCCGGTGTACATCCCAGCCCCGTGCCCTATGCCCAGTTTGTTACCTCCACCACCCATAAAACCCTGCGGGGTCCCCGGGGCGGCCTCATCCTGTGCCAGTCAGAATATGCGGCCGCCATCGACAAGGCGGTCTTTCCCGGCATCCAGGGCGGCCCCCTTATGCACATTATAGCGGCCAAGGCCGTCGCCTTTAAGGAGGCCATGGAACCCTCCTTCAAAGAATACCAGCAGCAAATCGTCAGGAACGCCCGCGCCCTGGCCGAGGCCCTGCAGGGCTACGGCTTCAACCTGGTTTCGGGCGGCACCGACAACCATATCATCCTGGTGGACCTGCGCAACAAGGGTTTGACCGGACGGGAGGCGGAGGATATTCTCGGTTCGGTCAACATTACCGTGAATAAGAATGCCGTGCCCTTTGATCCCCAGAAGCCCAATATCACCAGCGGTATCCGCCTGGGTACGGCCGCCCTCACCACCCGCGGTATGGACGAGGCAGCCATGAAACTGGTGGCCGAGGCCATCGATCTGGCCCTGTCCCACCGCGGCGATGAAGGGAAGCTGGCCCGGGCCCGCGGCATCGTGACCGAGCTCTGCCGACAGTACCCCCTCTACCCCGGCCTTAGCTACCGGAGTTAG
- a CDS encoding TIGR01440 family protein, whose protein sequence is MPVKVDFKDITRQVAGVTRELLAVAGIRPGRILVVGCSTSEIAGQKIGTSSSLDIGRAVVEGLLEATAEAQVYLAAQCCEHLNRALVIEAQAAEIYGLEEVTVVPALKAGGALATAAYEALHRPVVVARVQAHAGLDIGGTLIGMHLRPVAVPVRLEVKTIGAATLTMARTRPPLIGGERAVYPPRTRGVLDHLGS, encoded by the coding sequence ATGCCGGTGAAGGTGGATTTTAAAGATATTACGCGACAGGTGGCCGGGGTCACCCGGGAGCTCCTGGCGGTAGCCGGGATCCGGCCGGGCCGCATACTGGTCGTGGGGTGCAGTACCAGCGAGATCGCGGGGCAGAAAATCGGCACCTCTTCTTCCCTGGACATCGGCCGGGCGGTGGTGGAAGGGCTCCTTGAGGCTACGGCCGAGGCCCAAGTTTATCTCGCTGCCCAGTGCTGTGAGCATCTAAACCGGGCCCTGGTCATTGAAGCCCAGGCTGCCGAGATTTACGGCCTGGAGGAAGTGACGGTGGTACCGGCCCTGAAGGCCGGCGGAGCCTTGGCCACCGCCGCCTACGAAGCCCTCCACCGGCCGGTGGTCGTGGCCCGGGTCCAGGCCCATGCGGGATTGGACATCGGGGGCACCCTCATCGGCATGCACCTGCGTCCGGTAGCGGTTCCCGTCCGCCTGGAAGTGAAAACGATAGGGGCGGCCACCCTGACCATGGCCCGCACCCGGCCTCCCCTGATCGGCGGGGAACGGGCCGTTTACCCCCCCAGAACCCGGGGGGTGTTGGACCACCTCGGGAGTTGA
- the rpiB gene encoding ribose 5-phosphate isomerase B, whose translation MRIALGSDHGGYHLKEEIKKFLEEEGVPYRDFGCFNPEAVDYPDYARQVAEAVARGEFERGILCCGTGIGVSIVANKVPGIRAALCHDTFSARASREHNDANILTLGGRVIGPGLARDIVKTWLEAGFTGGRHARRLAKIAALEKEYATRLEVGEKGCGCGGRDAGEGGF comes from the coding sequence TTGCGTATAGCCCTGGGTAGCGACCATGGAGGTTATCACCTGAAAGAGGAAATCAAAAAGTTTCTGGAGGAAGAAGGTGTGCCCTACCGCGATTTCGGGTGTTTTAACCCTGAGGCGGTGGACTATCCCGACTACGCCCGGCAGGTGGCTGAAGCCGTGGCCCGGGGTGAATTCGAACGGGGTATTTTGTGCTGCGGCACAGGGATAGGGGTGTCCATTGTCGCCAATAAAGTACCCGGGATCCGGGCCGCCCTGTGTCACGATACCTTTTCGGCCAGGGCCTCGCGGGAGCACAACGATGCCAATATCCTGACCTTAGGCGGTCGGGTTATCGGGCCGGGCCTGGCGCGAGATATTGTAAAAACGTGGCTCGAAGCCGGGTTTACGGGGGGACGTCATGCCCGGCGGCTGGCCAAAATAGCCGCGCTGGAGAAGGAGTATGCGACCCGCCTGGAGGTCGGGGAAAAGGGTTGCGGCTGCGGGGGGCGTGATGCCGGTGAAGGTGGATTTTAA
- a CDS encoding low molecular weight protein arginine phosphatase, with protein sequence MPAILFVCTGNTCRSSMAEGLAKKIAREKGWTGEIWSAGVAAWPGTPATDEAIRAAAEWEVDISQHRARPLDAELVDKADLILTMAEHHKRQILDRFPRAAGKVFTLAEYAASEEGDIPDPIGYPLEAYRACAARLKELIEKALDRLGDNP encoded by the coding sequence ATGCCGGCAATCCTTTTCGTATGTACGGGCAATACCTGCCGCAGCAGCATGGCCGAGGGCCTGGCCAAGAAGATCGCCCGGGAAAAAGGATGGACGGGCGAAATATGGTCGGCCGGGGTGGCGGCCTGGCCCGGGACTCCGGCCACCGACGAGGCCATCAGGGCGGCGGCGGAATGGGAGGTAGACATAAGCCAGCACAGGGCCCGGCCTCTGGACGCGGAGCTGGTAGATAAGGCCGACCTCATCCTCACCATGGCGGAGCACCATAAACGGCAAATTTTGGACCGGTTTCCGCGGGCGGCGGGCAAAGTTTTTACTTTAGCGGAGTATGCCGCCTCCGAAGAAGGAGATATTCCGGACCCCATCGGGTACCCCCTGGAGGCCTACCGCGCCTGTGCTGCCCGTCTTAAAGAACTGATAGAAAAGGCCCTGGACCGCCTAGGGGATAACCCTTAG
- a CDS encoding manganese efflux pump MntP family protein, which yields MDFPAVLLVAIALGTDAFSLATGLGMGGIRRRLAVFFSGAVGLLHVLMPLAGLYLGFFMGRLLGRLAAIVGAIVLATIGILMLWEALAERRQPGSLGRRLGKSLLGEGVIQGVSAVLLLAGSVSLDALSVGFGLGALRANLPLTVLAMGLVAAVMTAAGFILGRRAGHWLGDKAEIAGGLILVIIGLKMLVGR from the coding sequence GTGGATTTTCCCGCTGTTTTATTGGTGGCCATAGCCCTGGGAACCGATGCCTTTTCTCTGGCCACGGGGCTAGGCATGGGAGGAATAAGGAGGCGTCTGGCTGTATTTTTTTCCGGTGCTGTTGGACTTCTCCACGTCCTCATGCCCCTGGCCGGCCTTTACCTGGGATTCTTTATGGGCCGCCTTCTGGGGCGGCTGGCGGCTATAGTCGGGGCCATCGTCTTGGCCACCATAGGTATCTTAATGCTGTGGGAGGCCCTGGCCGAACGCCGGCAGCCGGGGTCCTTGGGCCGGCGCCTGGGGAAAAGTCTCCTGGGGGAAGGGGTCATCCAGGGAGTATCTGCGGTGCTCCTCCTGGCCGGAAGCGTAAGCCTGGACGCTTTGAGCGTCGGCTTCGGCCTGGGTGCCCTGCGGGCCAACCTGCCCTTGACGGTCCTGGCCATGGGCCTGGTAGCGGCGGTTATGACCGCCGCGGGTTTTATCCTGGGACGGCGGGCCGGGCACTGGCTGGGGGATAAGGCCGAAATAGCCGGCGGGCTGATCCTGGTGATTATCGGCCTGAAAATGCTGGTGGGGAGATGA
- a CDS encoding L-threonylcarbamoyladenylate synthase, producing the protein MPARKRTKYIKIDPQVPELHKIRLAARILQRGGVVAFPTETVYGLGANALDPHAVRRIFWAKGRPQDNPLIVHVANLKMVQALTACLPSRALELIRRFWPGPLTLVLPKSGLVPPEVTAGLDTVALRMPAHPVALALIKAARRPIAAPSANLSGKPSPTTGHHVLRDLRGKIEAVVDGGPAWVGLESTVLDLTSPVPVILRPGGITREQLQEVLGEVSLDPGTGENRGGAPPKSPGMKYIHYAPEGEVYLVEGDLFAMTSRIRELVALFKRQGRRVAVLATAETAPQYTRDPRPDYLEVLGSRQDLSQVAAHLFAALRNCDRHGMEVILAETFPEEGIGLAIMNRLRKASGNRIIRP; encoded by the coding sequence TTGCCTGCCAGGAAACGGACCAAATACATCAAGATCGATCCCCAGGTGCCGGAATTACATAAAATACGCCTTGCCGCCCGGATACTGCAGCGGGGCGGAGTGGTGGCCTTCCCCACGGAGACCGTTTACGGCCTGGGCGCTAATGCCCTGGACCCTCATGCGGTCCGCCGTATTTTCTGGGCCAAGGGACGGCCCCAGGATAATCCCCTCATCGTTCACGTGGCCAACCTGAAGATGGTGCAGGCCCTAACGGCTTGCCTGCCCTCCCGGGCTCTGGAGCTCATCCGCCGGTTTTGGCCGGGCCCCCTCACCCTGGTACTGCCCAAAAGCGGCCTGGTACCGCCGGAAGTAACGGCGGGCCTGGATACCGTGGCCCTCCGCATGCCGGCCCACCCCGTGGCTTTAGCCTTGATTAAGGCGGCGCGCCGGCCCATTGCCGCGCCCAGCGCCAACCTGTCGGGCAAACCCAGTCCCACTACCGGGCACCATGTGCTGCGGGATCTTAGGGGCAAGATCGAAGCCGTGGTGGACGGGGGACCGGCCTGGGTAGGGCTGGAGTCTACGGTCCTGGATTTGACTTCTCCGGTGCCGGTTATTCTGAGGCCGGGAGGCATTACCCGGGAACAGCTCCAGGAGGTTTTGGGGGAGGTATCCCTGGACCCCGGCACCGGGGAAAACCGAGGCGGTGCGCCGCCCAAATCTCCGGGCATGAAATACATTCATTATGCCCCGGAAGGGGAAGTATATCTGGTAGAAGGCGACCTATTCGCCATGACCTCCCGTATACGGGAACTGGTGGCCTTATTTAAAAGGCAGGGCCGGCGGGTAGCCGTACTGGCCACGGCGGAGACGGCTCCCCAGTATACCAGGGATCCCCGACCCGATTACCTGGAGGTTCTGGGCAGCCGGCAGGACCTCTCCCAGGTGGCCGCCCATCTCTTTGCCGCCCTGCGCAACTGCGACCGCCACGGCATGGAGGTAATCCTGGCTGAGACCTTTCCCGAGGAAGGGATCGGCCTGGCCATCATGAACCGGCTGCGCAAAGCTTCCGGTAACCGCATAATCCGCCCTTAG
- the prmC gene encoding peptide chain release factor N(5)-glutamine methyltransferase produces MTLGEALEKATSRLRRAGVEEPRLEAEVLLAAVSGLTRPQLLARREYLLAGETVEEYLRLVARRSEGYPLQYLTGCREFMGLPFKVTPDVLIPRGDTEVLVEAVLNRADRDRPWVVADVGTGSGAIAVSLAYYLPRAFIYALDISKGALRVAAENARRLGVAERIRWEEGDLLEPLLKQREVAGAGVDAVVANLPYIPAGEWEKLPREVRHEPRLALDGGPDGLDLYRRLLPQAAALLKPGGLLAVEIGPGQGPAMAQLAAALGAYTAGEIIKDYAGRPRCFLARRAGHGGQALFKGGD; encoded by the coding sequence GGGCCGGCGTGGAAGAGCCGCGGCTGGAGGCCGAGGTCCTGCTGGCCGCCGTCAGCGGCCTAACAAGGCCCCAGCTGCTGGCCCGCCGGGAGTATCTTCTGGCCGGGGAGACCGTGGAGGAATACCTTCGCCTGGTAGCCCGGAGGAGTGAAGGCTACCCCCTCCAGTATCTCACCGGCTGCCGGGAGTTTATGGGGCTGCCCTTCAAGGTGACGCCGGACGTACTGATCCCGCGGGGCGACACGGAGGTCCTGGTTGAAGCGGTCCTGAACCGGGCGGACAGGGACAGACCCTGGGTGGTGGCCGATGTGGGCACCGGTAGCGGCGCCATCGCCGTGAGCCTGGCCTATTATCTCCCCCGGGCTTTTATTTATGCCCTGGATATCAGCAAAGGGGCCTTAAGGGTGGCGGCGGAAAATGCCCGGCGCTTAGGAGTGGCAGAGAGGATCCGTTGGGAGGAAGGGGATTTGCTGGAGCCCCTCTTGAAGCAGCGGGAGGTGGCCGGGGCCGGCGTGGACGCGGTGGTGGCCAATCTTCCCTATATTCCCGCAGGCGAGTGGGAAAAGCTGCCCCGGGAGGTGCGCCACGAGCCCCGGCTGGCCCTGGACGGGGGACCGGACGGCTTGGACCTCTACCGCCGCCTCCTGCCCCAGGCGGCCGCCCTCTTGAAACCGGGGGGGCTGCTGGCCGTGGAAATAGGCCCTGGCCAGGGTCCGGCAATGGCCCAACTGGCCGCCGCCCTCGGGGCATACACCGCCGGAGAAATCATAAAGGATTATGCCGGCCGGCCCCGCTGCTTCCTGGCCCGGCGGGCAGGACACGGGGGACAAGCCCTTTTTAAGGGCGGGGATTAA